One region of Brassica napus cultivar Da-Ae chromosome A10, Da-Ae, whole genome shotgun sequence genomic DNA includes:
- the LOC106430911 gene encoding NADH dehydrogenase [ubiquinone] iron-sulfur protein 7, mitochondrial, translated as MAMITRNTATRLPLLLQSHRAAAAVSHLHTSLPALSPATTPTSYTRPGPPSTTAPPPGLSKTAEFVISKVDDLMNWARRGSIWPMTFGLACCAVEMMHTGAARYDLDRFGIIFRPSPRQSDCMIVAGTLTNKMAPALRKVYDQMPEPRWVISMGSCANGGGYYHYSYSVVRGCDRIVPVDIYVPGCPPTAEALLYGLLQLQKKINRRKDFLHWWNK; from the exons ATGGCCATGATTACGCGCAACACCGCCACGCGCCTCCCTCTCCTCCTCCAATCTCACCGCGCCGCAGCCGCTGTCTCTCACCTCCACACATCCCTTCCCGCTCTCTCCCCCGCGACGACACCGACTTCCTACACCAGACCAGGTCCTCCTTCGACCACCGCTCCTCCGCCGGGTCTCTCGAAGACGGCGGAGTTCGTGATCTCAAAGGTAGATGACCTGATGAACTGGGCCCGTAGGGGATCGATCTGGCCCATGACCTTCGGGCTCGCCTGCTGCGCCGTGGAGATGATGCATACCGGTGCGGCTCGCTACGATCTGGACCGGTTCGGAATCATATTCAGGCCGAGTCCTCGCCAATCGGATTGTATGATTGTCGCCGGGACGCTTACTAACAAGATGGCTCCCGCTCTTCGCAA GGTGTATGACCAGATGCCCGAGCCAAGGTGGGTGATTTCAATGGGAAGCTGTGCCAACGGGGGTGGATACTACCACTACTCCTACTCGGTCGTTCGAGGGTGCGACAGAATTGTGCCAGTGGACATATACGTCCCTGGGTGCCCTCCAACAGCTGAGGCTCTGCTCTACGGACTCCTCCAGCTTCAGAAGAAAATCAACAGGCGCAAGGATTTCTTGCACTGGTGGAACAAGTGA
- the LOC111211029 gene encoding 50S ribosomal protein L19-1, chloroplastic-like: protein MQSIRSSTRSLQRNSVYISNTLSRFTSSSPSLSENESRRLGGFDSAAKYLISSLTKAVSLSSPVPRQNFTFASRCFSTVGDSIQSTPQGFSVSAPDLPPRIKFKRLDKTAKHIMQAVEAVRNGREIPEIRPGYIVQLKVEVPENKRRVSIVKGIVIARRNAGLNSTFKIRRLVAGVGVESMFPLYSPNLREIKVLDKKRVRRAKLYYLRDKMNALKKH from the exons ATGCAATCGATTCGTAGCAGTACAAGGTCGCTTCAGAGGAACAGTGTCTATATCTCCAACACTCTTTCACGTTTCACTTCGTCTTCCCCAAGCTTGTCTGAAAATGAATCGAGGAGGCTAGGAGGGTTTGATTCAGCAGCGAAGTATCTCATTAGCTCGCTGACAAAGGCGGTTTCTTTATCTTCCCCAGTACCC AGACAAAACTTTACGTTTGCATCGAGATGCTTTTCCACCGTTGGAGATTCTATTCAATCTACTCCTCAAGGATTCTCTGTGTCAGCTCCTGATTTGCCTCCGAGAATCAAGTTCAAGCGGCTTGATAAAACCGCCAAACATATCATGCAG GCGGTTGAGGCAGTTAGAAATGGTAGGGAAATACCTGAGATAAGGCCTGGTTACATTGTTCAGCTCAAAGTG GAAGTGCCTGAGAACAAGAGGCGTGTTTCAATCGTAAAAGGAATTGTGATAGCAAGACGTAACGCTGGTCTTAACTCTACGTTTAAGATTAGAAGGCTTGTGGCTGGGGTGGGAGTCGAATCCATGTTCCCCTT GTATTCGCCAAACCTGAGGGAGATTAAGGTGTTAGACAAGAAGAGAGTAAGAAGAGCCAAACTTTATTACCTCAGGGACAAGATGAACGCTCTCAAGAAGCATTAG
- the LOC106430907 gene encoding glycosyltransferase BC10-like: MQTRVIQMEEGKDNGILIRSVKSKPFPAKLLLILGLFLAFALTVFVISVSTIKYTGLQNVVTTVTSGFVTCREDEPNGLSKWIQPPAVLMHNMTDEELLWRASFWPRRKEYPFQRVPKIAFMFLTKGPLPLALLWERFLKGHTGLYSVYVHPHPSFTAKFPAGSVFYQRQIPSQVAEWGRMTMCDAEKRLLANALLDISNEWFVLVSESCIPLFNFTTIYSYLSRSKHSFMGAFDDPGPFGRGRYNDNMEPEVPITKWRKGSQWFEINRELAATIVKDTLYYPKFKEFCRPACYVDEHYFPTMLTIEKPMALANRSLTWVDWSRGGPHPATFGRSDITEKFFEKILDGKNCVYNGRNTSMCYLFARKFAPSALESLLHIAPKILGY; the protein is encoded by the exons ATGCAGACTAGGGTTATACAAATGGAAGAAGGAAAAGATAACGGAATCTTAATTAGATCAGTGAAGTCTAAACCATTTCCAGCGAAACTGCTTCTTATACTAGGCCTTTTCCTCGCGTTTGCTCTCACCGTCTTCGTCATTAGTGTATCTACAATCAAGTATACAGGCCTACAAAACGTAGTAACCACCGTCACTTCTGGCTTTGTCACGTGTCGCGAGGACGAGCCCAACGGTTTGAGTAAATGGATACAGCCTCCTGCTGTTCTGATGCATAACATGACGGATGAAGAGCTTCTTTGGCGCGCTTCTTTCTGGCCTCGGAGGAAAGAGTATCCGTTTCAGAGGGTTCCGAAGATTGCGTTTATGTTCTTGACTAAAGGTCCCTTGCCCCTTGCTTTGCTCTGGGAGAGGTTTTTGAAGGGTCATACAGGGCTTTACTCGGTTTATGTTCATCCGCATCCCTCTTTTACCGCCAAGTTTCCTGCTGGTTCTGTTTTTTACCAGAGGCAGATACCGAGTCAG GTTGCGGAATGGGGGAGAATGACCATGTGCGATGCGGAGAAGCGGCTACTCGCCAACGCGCTTCTCGATATCTCCAACGAATGGTTTGTTCTCGTCTCGGAGTCGTGCATACCGCTCTTCAACTTCACGACAATCTACAGCTACTTGAGCCGATCGAAACACAGCTTCATGGGCGCTTTTGATGACCCTGGACCGTTCGGGCGCGGCCGCTACAACGACAACATGGAACCTGAAGTACCCATCACCAAATGGCGGAAAGGGTCTCAATGGTTTGAGATTAACCGAGAGCTCGCAGCTACCATTGTCAAAGACACATTGTATTACCCCAAGTTCAAAGAGTTCTGTAGGCCTGCTTGCTATGTCGACGAGCATTATTTCCCTACGATGTTGACGATTGAGAAACCAATGGCGCTGGCTAACCGGAGCTTGACGTGGGTGGACTGGTCTAGAGGAGGCCCCCACCCGGCTACGTTTGGGCGGTCTGACATAACGGAGAAGTTCTTTGAAAAGATACTTGATGGAAAAAACTGCGTTTACAATGGTCGTAACACTTCAATGTGTTATCTCTTTGCGAGGAAGTTTGCTCCAAGTGCGCTGGAGTCTTTGCTTCACATAGCACCCAAGATTCTGGGATATTGA